The Phoenix dactylifera cultivar Barhee BC4 chromosome 9, palm_55x_up_171113_PBpolish2nd_filt_p, whole genome shotgun sequence genome window below encodes:
- the LOC103719614 gene encoding pentatricopeptide repeat-containing protein At1g30610, chloroplastic yields MMMTTTTTNGQIGVFNLKGNRVFFSGSPLNSCSGHGFLISGRPVSSNTLNSLRVTKSWDFDVRKPKLRVANALANGEIEAPSTPSRLLENEFKFSPTFNDYVKVMESVKMGRNQKLIGDVDAYNSKKRSTGKDAIGAAGNKGKRKLVRSKEKPHNAAENIDHEERQNGEKANLAGGQIGRRTRVKESKDVRVSVRNKKHVVVQSGSSGGGWGLVEGLLEKKNVRKSGDKSRSKLYNNGSGNDAKGKGDYNLSRKINGDTMGTRKNGEMHGKIIVQSDKVVQSDSDDIDIEDRAAFKTFEVFTDVRNRPRVLRMEVEERIQKLAKKLNATDVNMREWEFSKMMHSAQFKFSDHSILRVVQILGAFGNWRRVLQVVQWLQSRERFKSYKRRYIYTTVLDVLGKAKKPIEALNIFYAMRQELSSYPDLAAYHCIAVALGQAGLMKELFDVIDCMRAPPEKKFKLGPLQKWDPRLEPDLVVYNAVLNACVQQKQWEGVFWVLQQLKQQGIKPSNTTYGLAMEVMFACGKYNLVHEFFKKVEKSSIPGALNYKVLVNTLWKEGRIDEAVLAVKDMERRGVVGSASLYYDLARCLCSAGRCQEALLQINNICKVAKKPLVVTYTGLIQACLDSGSIENARYIFNQMHKFCSPNVVTCNIMLKSYIDHDMFEEAKDLFEKILDGSHHITRKTDLSHKVVPDKFTFNTMMEACAKTKNWHDFENAYQQMLHHGYHFDTRRHLHMVLDAFRAGKGQVLETTWEHLIHFGCIPPPPIIKERFCIKLTEDEPMAAISCIDVHQEIEMNAFSKKSWLNLLKSKSSCLKKNTIVRLYHKLKDLIAETDHPHPVYRNLLNACTELDSCVTTFADLPNDR; encoded by the exons ATGATGATGACGACAACGACGACAAATGGGCAAATCGGTGTTTTTAATTTGAAAGGGAATAGGGTTTTCTTCTCCGGTTCTCCGTTGAATTCCTGCTCTGGTCACGGGTTTTTGATTTCTGGCAGACCCGTTTCCAGTAACACCTTAAATTCTTTGAGGGTGACCAAAAGTTGGGATTTTGATGTGAGAAAACCCAAGCTCAGAGTGGCCAATGCTTTGGCGAATGGAGAGATCGAAGCCCCGTCGACTCCTAGTCGGCTTCTCGAGAACGAGTTtaagtttagtcccacattcaATGATTATGTGAAGGTCATGGAGTCGGTTAAAATGGGTAGGAATCAGAAATTGATTGGTGATGTGGATGCGTATAACTCAAAGAAGAGATCAACAGGGAAGGATGCCATTGGAGCGGCTGGTAATAAAGGAAAGAGGAAATTGGTTAGATCAAAGGAGAAACCGCATAATGCAGCAGAAAATATTGATCACGAGGAAAGACAAAATGGGGAGAAGGCAAACTTGGCTGGAGGGCAGATTGGTCGCAGAACAAGGGTTAAGGAATCAAAGGATGTAAGGGTATCTGTAAGGAATAAAAAGCATGTTGTTGTTCAAAGTGGTAGTAGTGGTGGTGGATGGGGTTTAGTGGAAGGGcttttggagaagaaaaatGTACGAAAAAGTGGTGATAAGAGTAGATCTAAATTATACAACAATGGAAGTGGTAATGATGCAAAGGGAAAGGGAGATTATAATTTGTCTAGAAAGATTAATGGTGATACTATGGGAACAAGGAAAAATGGTGAGATGCATGGTAAAATTATTGTGCAGTCTGATAAGGTTGTTCAAAGTGATTCTGATGACATTGATATTGAGGACAGAGCTGCCTTCAAGACTTTCGAGGTATTCACTGATGTCAGAAACAGGCCAAGAGTTTTGCGGATGGAAGTGGAAGAGAGAATCCAGAAGCTAGCAAAGAA GTTGAATGCTACAGATGTAAATATGCGTGAGTGGGAATTCTCCAAAATGATGCATAGTGCACAATTCAAATTCTCAGATCACTCTATCTTGAGGGTTGTCCAGATATTAGGTGCATTTGGGAACTGGAGGCGAGTGTTACAGGTTGTTCAATGGCTTCAATCACGTGAAAGATTCAAGTCCTACAAGCGCAG ATATATTTATACGACGGTACTTGATGTACTTGGGAAGGCAAAGAAACCTATTGAGGCACTGAACATATTTTATGCTATGCGT CAAGAATTATCTTCATATCCTGACCTTGCAGCTTACCATTGTATTGCTGTCGCACTTGGGCAAGCGGGTCTTATGAAAGAACTATTTGATGTCATTGATTGCATGCGTGCTCCCCCAGAGAAGAAGTTTAAGCTGGGTCCTCTCCAGAAGTGGGATCCTCGGTTGGAACCAGACCTTGTTGTATACAATGCT GTTTTAAATGCTTGCGTTCAGCAGAAGCAATGGGAAGGAGTATTCTGGGTGTTGCAGCAATTGAAGCAGCAGGGTATAAAGCCTTCAAATACAACATATGGCCTTGCCATGGAG GTGATGTTTGCATGTGGCAAGTACAACTTGGTGCATGAATTTTTCAAGAAAGTGGAAAAGTCTTCTATTCCTGGTGCTTTGAATTACAAAG TTCTTGTGAATACTCTATGGAAAGAAGGGAGAATAGATGAAGCTGTATTAGCCGTAAAGGATATGGAAAGACGTGGGGTTGTAGGTTCAGCTAGTCTCTATTATGACCTTGCTCGTTGTCTTTGTAGCGCAGGAAGATGCCAAGAAGCACTACTCCAG ATCAACAATATATGCAAGGTTGCGAAGAAGCCTTTAGTTGTGACATACACCGGACTGATTCAAGCCTGTCTGGACTCTGGAAGCATTGAAAATGCCAGATATATCTTTAATCAAATGCATAAATTTTGCTCACCCAACGTTGTAACATGCAACATCATGTTGAAATCATATATAGATCATGACATGTTTGAAGAAGCAAAGGATCTGTTTGAGAAGATTTTGGATGGCAGCCATCATATTACCAGAAAAACTGATTTGAGTCACAAGGTTGTACCAGATAAGTTTACATTCAATACCATGATGGAAGCATGTGCCAAAACAAAGAATTGGCATGATTTTGAGAATGCGTATCAACAAATGCTGCATCATGGATACCACTTTGACACTAGAAGGCATCTTCATATGGTGCTCGATGCTTTCAGAGCTGGAAAG GGGCAAGTACTGGAGACGACATGGGAGCACCTGATTCATTTTGGTTGTATACCGCCGCCACCTATCATCAAAGAAAGATTTTGCATAAAATTGACAGAAGATGAACCTATGGCAGCCATCTCTTGCATTGACGTACATCAGGAGATTGAGATGAACGCATTCTCCAAGAAGTCATGGTTAAATCTACTCAAGAGCAAATCCAGTTGCTTAAAAAAGAACACCATTGTTAGGTTATATCATAAGCTCAAAGACCTTATTGCTGAAACTGATCACCCTCACCCAGTGTACCGCAATCTTTTGAATGCTTGTACAGAACTTGATTCCTGTGTAACAACTTTTGCAGACTTGCCCAATGATCGGTAA
- the LOC103719613 gene encoding protein CHUP1, chloroplastic-like, with translation MREYILSDKRTKPCKCSEHTHTVKIHGKNNGNPLKPKSTSLWGSQIVKGFTSDKKTKQQTSVPNKKPPLACPEISNQRNQLPYHSRAKRSFIGDFPCSANAAQVHPHVYDCHRIKSPASHDLFLELDHLREQLRESKERESILQSELLHYKESPIVLEFEKELDIKRNEIENLTSRVSSLEAERTNLLEQVASLSSTIEQHEENSSSKGSLNSVSDLTEERKTSYSSLEIEVLELRRLNKELQLQKRNLAFRLSSAESQLASLAKVTESDIVAKVQAEASVLRHTNENLTKQVEGLQMSRLTEVEELAYLRWVNSCLRRELGNSDKASREIVGLDDDFSYQNLVRNVDHQNLSYCQSTSVANEIHSLKNDGLVKKLMNWPQSEGDCRNLECQGILDKDWIEAQEGRSPRRRHSISGPRGCVEELAINKRRQSDGFIYPKELENEEAAGGDNRAMRDTHQLIVQKYNLGGIQSPRLCISKPEPSKVAALDVEKRALRIPNPPPRPSTSVSGVDKTNGSVPIPPPPPPPPPPPPKFSKRGTGVMQRAPQVAELYHSLMKRDSRKDSITGGVCDVPNVADVRSSMIGEIENRSSHLLAIKADVETQGEFVKSLIKEVNDAAYRDIDDVVAFVKWLDDELGFLVDERAVLKHFDWPEKKADTLREAAFGYRDLKKLESEVSNYKDDPRLPCDVALKKMAVLSEKMERTVYNLLRTRDVMVRHCKGFQIPTDWMLDSGIMSKIKFASVKLAKKYMKRVAMELQAKGAADKDPAVDYMLLQGVRFAFRIHQFAGGFDEETMYAFEELRNLAHVRNKA, from the exons ATGAGAGAATACATTTTATCTGATAAGAGAACCAAGCCGTGCAAGTGTTCTGAGCATACTCACACTGTGAAGATTCATGGGAAAAACAATGGAAATCCTTTGAAGCCCAAGTCCACTTCCTTATGGGGATCCCAAATTGTGAAAGGCTTCACGAGTGATAAGAAAACCAAACAGCAGACATCAGTTCCTAATAAGAAGCCACCACTTGCTTGCCCAGAAATCTCGAATCAAAGAAATCAATTACCATATCATTCTCGTGCTAAACGATCTTTTATTGGTGATTTTCCATGCTCAGCCAATGCTGCTCAAGTTCATCCCCATGTGTATGATTGCCATCGTATTAAGTCCCCTGCATCTCATGATCTATTTCTTGAGCTAGATCACCTCAGAGAACAGCTAAGAGAGTCTAAGGAGAGAGAATCAATACTACAGTCTGAGCTACTACATTATAAGGAAAGCCCAATAGTTTTGGAGTTTGAAAAGGAACTTGATATCAAGAGGAATGAAATTGAAAATCTTACCAGCAGGGTCAGTTCACTAGAAGCTGAAAGAACAAACCTTTTGGAGCAAGTGGCCTCTTTATCCTCTACAATAGAACAACATGAAGAAAATTCAAGTTCTAAAGGGAGTTTGAACTCAGTATCTGATCTAACTGAAGAAAGAAAGACATCTTATTCAAGTTTAGAGATTGAAGTTCTTGAACTACGTCGTCTGAACAAGGAGCTCCAGCTTCAAAAGAGAAATCTAGCATTTAGGCTTTCTTCAGCTGAATCACAACTTGCGTCTCTTGCAAAAGTTACAGAG agtGACATAGTGGCAAAGGTTCAGGCTGAGGCATCAGTGTTACGGCAcacaaatgaaaatctaaccaAACAAGTTGAAGGTCTGCAAATGAGTAGGCTGACTGAGGTTGAGGAACTTGCTTACCTCCGATGGGTGAACTCATGCTTACGCCGTGAACTAGGTAACTCAGACAAAGCATCAAGGGAGATTGTAGGTTTAGATGATGACTTTAGTTATCAGAACTTGGTGAGAAATGTTGATCATCAAAACTTATCATATTGTCAGAGCACATCTGTTGCCAATGAAATACACAGCTTGAAGAACGATGGTCTTGTGAAAAAACTAATGAACTGGCCTCAAAGTGAAGGAGATTGCCGAAATTTAGAATGTCAAGGTATCCTAGATAAAGACTGGATAGAAGCCCAAGAAGGTAGAAGCCCTCGGAGAAGACATTCTATCAGTGGACCAAGGGGATGCGTAGAAGAGCTGGCCATTAACAAGAGGAGGCAATCTGATGGTTTTATTTATCCTAAAGAATTGGAAAATGAAGAAGCAGCTGGTGGAGATAACCGTGCAATGAGGGACACCCACCAGCTAATTGTTCAGAAATATAATTTAGGTGGTATTCAAAGTCCAAGATTATGTATAAGCAAACCAGAGCCATCGAAGGTTGCAGCTTTGGATGTTGAGAAGCGGGCACTGCGAATTCCTAATCCTCCCCCAAGGCCTTCTACTTCTGTTTCTGGTGTAGATAAGACAAATGGGTCAGTTCCAATTCCACCACCTCCACCACCGCCCCCACCTCCTCCACCCAAGTTCTCGAAGAGAGGCACAGGGGTGATGCAGAGAGCACCTCAGGTGGCTGAGTTATACCATTCACTTATGAAGAGAGACTCACGAAAAGATTCTATTACTGGTGGCGTTTGTGATGTTCCCAATGTCGCAGATGTTCGTAGTAGCATGATTGGTGAAATTGAGAACCGTTCTTCGCATTTGCTAGCT ATAAAGGCAGATGTTGAGACTCAAGGTGAATTTGTGAAATCTCTAATAAAGGAGGTGAATGATGCTGCCTATCGTGACATTGACGATGTAGTTGCATTTGTAAAGTGGCTTGATGATGAACTCGGCTTCCTT GTGGATGAGAGAGCAGTGTTAAAGCACTTTGATTGGCCAGAGAAGAAAGCTGACACTCTACGAGAAGCAGCATTCGGATACCGTGATCTTAAGAAATTAGAATCCGAAGTTTCAAATTATAAGGATGACCCTCGTCTTCCTTGTGATGTAGCACTAAAGAAAATGGCCGTGCTATCTGAAAA AATGGAGAGAACTGTTTATAACCTTCTTCGCACAAGAGATGTGATGGTGCGCCACTGCAAGGGCTTCCAAATTCCAACAGACTGGATGCTCGATAGTGGCATCATGAGCAAG
- the LOC103719632 gene encoding putative UPF0481 protein At3g02645, with protein sequence MPSDQNHSLDEFQWVIRIRRVLEEEFEDDDDDDHPITITTVPKPLLCSKPEAYTPQYIAIGPYHHRREELHDMERYKLSAAKRTQNQLSNLKFQNLVDLIAKLEHRIRANYYRYLNYNGETLAWMMAIDASFLLEFLQIYSVNEGNTLQRFSSATPRLIDSIRRTSTRNMLLRDIIMLENQIPLFLLEAILEVQCSSSKIAHELLHSMLVGFLKDLSPLKMIESSSCISIIEYSHLLEFVYYNLVPKIEEQIETSEETDHDEKSHESASCIKWLAGATRDFISSRARAFVFAIIMFLVKLPWRIVSSLPILSILMQPVEHLLSFEMNQNSEPNNECPNHGNTTPLLEEIVIPSVTELRNAGIKFSPTNGNLSTIDFNTRTATFRLPVITLDDNSEVVLRNLVAYEASVGSRSLALSRYVELMNGIIDTIEDAKLLREGGIVLNRLKSDQEVAELWNGMTRSIRLTRVRTLDKVIEDVNNYYCSRWRVKIRRFLKRYIVDSWECLVFLAIISFFLVMCLQAFCVTYGCAPWFHGK encoded by the exons ATGCCTTCAGATCAAAACCATTCCTTAGATGAGTTCCAATGGGTCATTCGCATCCGTCGAGTCCTCGAGGAGGAGTtcgaagatgatgatgatgatgatcatcCCATCACCATCACCACTGTACCAAAACCATTACTTTGTAGTAAGCCAGAAGCCTACACCCCTCAATACATTGCAATAGGCCCTTACCACCACCGCCGTGAAGAACTCCATGACATGGAGAGATACAAGCTCTCTGCAGCCAAAAGAACACAAAACCAGCTTTCCAACCTCAAGTTCCAAAACCTTGTCGACCTCATTGCCAAGCTTGAGCATCGAATTCGAGCTAATTATTACAG GTACCTCAACTATAATGGGGAGACACTGGCGTGGATGATGGCGATCGATGCCTCGTTCCTGCTTGAATTTCTCCAAATTTATTCTGTCAATGAAGGCAACACCTTGCAAAGATTTTCTTCTGCAACGCCTCGTTTGATAGACTCTATTAGGAGGACATCGACGCGTAACATGCTACTTCGTGACATCATAATGCTAGAGAACCAAATCCCACTTTTTCTGTTGGAAGCAATCTTAGAAGTGCAGTGCTCATCATCTAAAATTGCCCATGAATTACTACACTCTATGTTGGTTGGATTCTTAAAGGATTTGTCTCCTTTGAAGATGATAGAGAGCTCCTCATGCATCAGTATCATTGAATACTCTCACTTACTAGAGTTCGTCTACTACAACTTAGTCCCCAAGATTGAAGAACAAATTGAAACCAGTGAAGAAACTGATCATGATGAGAAATCACATGAGAGTGCTAGTTGCATCAAATGGCTTGCTGGTGCAACTAGAGATTTCATCTCTAGCAGAGCTAGAGCCTTTGTCTTCGCAATTATCATGTTCTTAGTGAAGCTCCCTTGGAGAATTGTATCGAGTCTGCCAATCCTCTCGATCCTAATGCAGCCCGTCGAGCACCTCCTCTCCTTTGAAATGAATCAAAACTCCGAACCAAACAATGAATGTCCAAATCATGGTAACACTACACCATTGCTCGAAGAGATTGTGATCCCTTCAGTGACAGAACTCAGGAATGCAGGCATAAAGTTCAGTCCCACTAATGGAAATCTATCAACAATTGATTTTAACACAAGGACTGCAACATTTCGTCTACCGGTGATTACTCTTGACGACAATTCTGAAGTTGTTTTGAGGAATTTAGTAGCATACGAGGCTTCAGTTGGATCGAGATCTTTGGCTTTGTCGCGATATGTTGAGCTAATGAATGGAATCATAGACACCATAGAGGATGCAAAGCTGTTAAGAGAAGGAGGAATTGTATTAAACCGTTTGAAGAGCGATCAAGAGGTTGCCGAGCTTTGGAATGGGATGACAAGATCGATCAGGCTAACAAGGGTTCGGACTTTAGACAAAGTTATTGAAGATGTGAACAATTATTATTGCAGCAGGTGGAGGGTGAAGATAAGGAGGTTTTTGAAGAGATATATAGTTGATTCATGGGAATGCCTTGTTTTCTTAGCTATTATTTCATTCTTCTTGGTTATGTGTTTGCAGGCCTTTTGTGTGACCTATGGTTGTGCTCCATGGTTCCATGGTAAATGA